A region of Diceros bicornis minor isolate mBicDic1 chromosome 9, mDicBic1.mat.cur, whole genome shotgun sequence DNA encodes the following proteins:
- the KCTD4 gene encoding BTB/POZ domain-containing protein KCTD4 encodes MERKINRREKEKEYEGKHNSLEDADQGKNCKSTLMTLNVGGYLYITQKQTLTKYPDTFLEGIVNGKILCPFDADGHYFIDRDGLLFRHVLNFLRNGELLLPEGFRENQLLAQEAEFFQLKGLAEEVKSRWEKEQLTPRETTFLEITDNHDRSQGLRIFCNAPDFISKIKSRIVLVSKSRLDGFPEEFSISSNIIQFKYFIKSENGTRLVLKEDNTFVCTLETLKFEAIMMALKCGFRLLTSLDCSKGSIVHSDALHFIK; translated from the coding sequence ATGGAGCGTAAaataaacagaagagaaaaagaaaaggagtatGAAGGGAAACACAACAGCCTGGAAGATGCTGACCAAGGAAAGAACTGCAAATCCACACTGATGACTCTCAACGTTGGTGGATATTTATACATTACTCAAAAGCAAACACTGACCAAGTACCCAGACACTTTCCTTGAAGGTAtagtaaatggaaaaattctcTGCCCGTTTGATGCCGATGGTCATTATTTCATAGACAGGGATGGGCTCCTCTTCAGGCATGTCCTAAACTTCCTACGAAATGGAGAACTTCTACTGCCTGAAGGGTTTCGAGAAAATCAACTTCTTGCACAAGAAGCAGAATTCTTTCAGCTCAAGGGACTGGCGGAGGAAGTGAAATCCAGGTGGGAAAAAGAACAGCTAACACCCAGAGAGACTACTTTCTTGGAAATAACAGATAACCACGATCGCTCACAAGGACTGAGAATCTTCTGCAATGCTCCTGATTtcatatcaaaaataaaatctcGCATTGTCCTGGTGTCCAAAAGCAGGCTGGATGGATTTCCAGAGGAGTTttcaatatcatcaaatatcaTTCAATTTAAATACTTCATAAAATCTGAAAATGGCACTCGACTTGTACTAAAGGAAGACAACACCTTTGTCTGTACCTTGGAAACTCTTAAGTTTGAGGCTATAATGATGGCCTTAAAGTGTGGTTTTAGACTGTTGACCAGCCTGGATTGTTCCAAAGGGTCAATTGTTCACAGCGATGCACTTCATTTTATCAAGTAA